The Vespa velutina chromosome 17, iVesVel2.1, whole genome shotgun sequence genome segment TGCCACGTATAGTAGGATCCTTATTGCaaataataaacaacaaaTCTGACCTCAATTGTTGATATATTTCATGCAACATctgtttcgataaaataaataaataaagaaatgcaATGGACAATATCattgtgagagaaagagatattttatatatatcgttgagagagagagagagagagagagagagagagagagagagagagagagagaaaagagagagagagagagagaaaagagagagagagagagagagagagagagagagaaataaataaatatagaattctttatataatataaaattaatttatatttttgcaaaaaagaaaacaaaaaaatgagacATCTTATCTGAATGATATATGTTCCTCTGATAGATTACGTGCTCTTAAAACGTGACGTCAAATAATTAAGATTTCAaacgttttcatttattttttaaaatttaatttttttttttttttttttttatctaatctcaattgatttttatatatatatattatccacGTGGAAGAGCTATTATATGAGATAAAGTAGATagattaatacaaataaataggAGAATGGTGATATTTTGTAAAacagtatataataaaatctacaTAGGACCAttgcgtttattattattgatttactataactcgtgtatatatatatatatatatatgtatctcatTTATTGAGGCTTTGTtagcttttcatttttttttcttttttacttccttctttttttttttacaaaaatacagCGGACATAGAATCGTCTAACATATTACATAAtgcattaatatattatatatatatattctttttttttttttatttaagatcgatattatattatattaggtATTGCAGAAACAACAAATTGTgcatatgtatacaaatatatacagtTTCAGATCGTGAACAATGTTTgcaaaacacaaaaaaagaaataaaatattttttaagatactGCCACTAAtattactgctactactactactactactactactactactactattactactactattactactactactagtcgAAGATAGCATAGAGTGAAATATGTTttgttacaaatttattatttgatatatcatTTGGGTAAACAATCGCATTCAATCTATTTATAGCAATAGAAGTAACATCTGTGTACAAGTCGAATAATATTCGCGTCTCGTtcagaattaaaattatatatttatatatatatatatttttttcttttttatactttttaaggTCAGGTCAGTGaacaaacaattaattaactcatcttgtttctttaatgatctaaaatataaataggtAAGAATAACGaagtacaaaaatattaatcgaaatatcgCGACACAGATATACGCATTTCTTAAGAGCCCGACACATGAGTTTAccgcttctttctttttttttctttcattgttttgtttttcttactaacaaactaataatttatattcataaatataaaaagatgaaattgTGATATATCATGAATGATATTACAAGCTATACGAAACTGCACGTACGAACAtttatcctgaaaaaaaaaaaaaaaataattagaaaaagatgTATACTGTACActtttctcttgaaaaatgATACATCTCTAGGAAGttagtgtatgtgtgtgtgtgtgtgtgtgtggctgcgtgtgtgtgtaatatatatacatatatatgtacatatgtatgtatatataaatatatatatatatatatatatatatatatataatatagtgtatatatatatatatattactaacaGTTAGCGTGTCGcgtaataagaagaaaatgaaaagaatgataTAAAGCTGTATAATCGATACAGCgcaatttgttattttatttatttgcaaataatttttatgtgattttttttctttttcttttttttgtgtttataCTAATTtagattcttcttttattttccacaGTATCAATTCCATACACGCTACAGCATCTTCTTTACTGTCATGACCACCAACTGTAACATATTCATCAATAATTAGGaatcttgaataatttaaagagacgtatacgtacattctataataaaattattacatataatatttttgagaagaaagatattcaCCATCATTttgtataatcttttttaaaaaatcagaACAAAGATTTTTTAATGCCCGCTTTTGAGGATAACCATTTCTATGCGGAAATATGACACTGGTATCTATCACAGTATCATGAAGTAACCTCAGTGCtttgaaatcattttcaaGACTATGACCTATTAGTATAGTTTCATTAGAGAACATAGCAAGAAGCGTAGCTTGAACATCTAAAAGTGTTGTCGTTACGTCTTTCATATCTTCTTCTGTAATCCCTGAGAACCTGGATCATATCATATCATCACATCGGCATAAAAAAAGAcgattagttatttattttgttttctccctttatattaatgatttagaaattcaataacaaatataattaccTTGTATTGTAATCGATTATTGGATTCTGAGGTTTAACTAACGTTTCGTATATAACATTGAATTCTTCATTAATAACTGTTACCCTTGTCAATTCTAATCCTTGCGTGGTATAACACATCTCGCAATCGAGCGCATatatacctttttctttttcggagCCATCTTTGAatgggataataataataataataataataatattaataaagaaaaaaagttatcaatgacatttatattaacaatagaGAAATGTTTTTAGGTACTAATGTTAGGAAATATATCGTGCGTATATACCTTTCGgtaaagtttttatataacCACGAAGATTTTCATAATCAGTATAATCCCATACGTGTGATTTAGCGTCGCAACAACCAATAGCAGATCCATATTGTTGACAACAGCTATATTTGCCTTCTCCTCtgatcgtaaatttttttccccaatGATATATACAATTCTGTTGTTGTACAGGAAATCCGTGTTTATCAACCATATAATTTTGACCACATCGACTACAAATTCTTTCGTTAGGCACTTTCGATAGTACAGTTTGATTACGTGTGTTTATAACATAAACTTTAGCACGTCCCTGATACATCAAATAatgatacattaaaaaatgatacgtCAAATAATccatataaatgtgtatatatatatatatatatatccacacAGTTTTCATTTACAATTGATTTTTACCTTAGTACCATCTGGATGAGGACGAGGAAATCCATTATCTTGCAATAGTCCTTCAGTCAAAATCCATTTTTGTAACACTCTATACAATAATGCTCCCTTAACATTGGTTATTgcttttttagtttttaacACACTCCAAGAACCTTTCGATTTTCCAGCGAGGATAGCTTCGTGTGATATAGTACCACTAGCTAACGTTGTAATACCATCCGATGGTCGATTTTGATCTACCTCCTTTCTTAATCTATGTGCAGCTAACATAcacgaatttttatatacgggAAGTGCTTTACATTTTTCATGACACGTAAATTCCTCGCGTACAGCACGTTGTGCCGCGTCCTCACTGTTCGTATAGATCTGTACGCATACATCGTgcataatgttaatataatactGACGAACATTTAAAGGGAACTTTTGCGTCGTAGGTTGAAGCGGTTCTGGACGTACAAGCTGCGGTACCTAAAATCGTTTTTACGAACGATTAGATaatttgaggaaaaaaaaaaaagataagacaagaagaaaaaaagggggaaaaaaaaaggaagaaattttaattatatcctcTATTAAAGGATTTTTACGTTCTTACCACTTGCGGAACATGAGCAACTCGTACACCACCCTTACTAGTTTGAGCTATAGTTTTACTATCACCTGCTTTAGCATCAGCCAATTTTCCTACATTCTCTGCaacttgtttcttctttaatgCAAGAGACATAGCATAGGGTACATGGGCGATTCTAACTCGACctaaaacgatataaatataattattttttgcatCAATTAAGAATGAATtacgttaatttttttattgtctctAACCATGCCCATTCATTTgcaattcattattatttatcgttgaaaCGGACTCGACTGACTCATCGTTTACGGCATTGGCAGATTGAATTACTGGCAGAGGTATTATTTGAGTTTTATTACTAGCGGTCATTTTTTCGGCAGCCTTTTCAGCGGCCTTTTCAGCGGCCGCTTCCCTCATCAAACGCCATCTTTCATACATTTTCTGTTGAGGATTTTGAAGTCTTTTAGGCGGTTGACTCGGACCAACCTGACGCAATATAGAAGTAGCTGCCGAAGGATGTGCCACTCTCTTTTTACCAACTTCCTCATTATCTTGATTTTCTACTTTAGCAGATTCCTTAATCGATACTACTTTTGGATGATTGGAAACTTTATATTCCTGAAAAgagatatcaataaaattgttaatgatataaaacgacagatatattatatatgtaacaaaagaattaaaatcagGGATGAGGaatcagaaataataatagatatacttGAAAGATTTTAAGACATTCCTCTTGCACATCATGCTCAGAATCGGACGAATCAAAAATAGCTCTCTCGAAAGAACCTGGTATGGATTCGGATGGGCTAAGAGATTCTCTTTCATCGGgcaatgtatttttttcatcgcTATTATTTTCCTcgtgcttttctttcttagatGGACTACGTGTCCGACCTCTTGATCTAGATCTATTATGTGATCTAGATCGATGATTTCTATGACTTCTATTAGATGAATGCTTATCAGACTTCGAGCTTGAGGTATATGTTTTTGATCTATGCCTCTCACGTTTATTACTCTTATGTTTATCTTTACTCGTTCTTTCAACAGATGAATCTTTGTTCCTATGTCTAGAACgttctttcgatttatttgtAGAATCTTTAGAAGCATGACTACtgctcttatttttttctttatctttatgaaATGACGACGAAGAATGTTGTTTGTCCGTTGTACTAGATTTATAACTCTTGCTTTCTTTATAACTCTTACTATTTTTCTCTGAGCGATTATGGTCTTTTCTATGCTTATCACTACTTCTACTGCTACTTCTATGACTTTTCTTAATCATATTGTcctcttttgttctttccttaTGCTTATCATCGTTAgactctcttcgtttcttgcTTTTAGTTTTTTCGCCGGTAGTAGTATCATCGGCATTACGGTGATTATTAAATAGTTCATTTTCTACGTCATctagtttccttttcttatcaatGACCTTTGTATCGTGTATAttgtctctttccttcttttcaatattatgaaaagaagTTTTGTCAACATTAGATAAATCCTTTTCTTTGGTATCATCCGGCATAGGTTCGTCGTCGGAAAACTTTGGCTCTATATCTAAACAATAATCTTGCGATTCCTCGCTCGGTACTGTGCTAAGAGCGGTCGTTGCGGCCGTTAATATTTCTCCGATCATATCAAACTCCGGCTCGAATTGATCCAACACAGTATCGTCTAATTGTTGAACATTTTTCAATGGAGCTTTTACCTTCTTTGGAACgtattcttctcttctctttttagatTTTGGATAATAAGCTTCTTTGACTTTAGGTATGATGTTGTCGTTAGAATTACTATCCTCGTATGAATTTGACGAGGACGAATCCGATTTAAATGTTGGTACATAACTCTGTACAGAATCTTGGTCGGAAATACAAGAAATTGCGGTAGGTTTATAAGTTATCTCTGTTGTTTGAGAACTCGTTGGATCTTTAATTACGCTCAGCCAAGGCTTAATTCTATCAGGAGATGGTTTACGTTTTACAGCCACTCTATTTTCTCTAGTTGGCATATAAGAAACAACTGGTATATGCCTCTTCTTTAATTCCGCTATAGGCGTTGGATTGTAAACACAAGGAACAGGTTTTGTTATGGTTGTAGGAATATTCATATGCTTTCCAATAATATTACTAGCAGTTATTTCTGACGAAGAAGCAGAGTCAGAAGTTAGGGACGGTTTAAGCCCTTCTACCACTTGAGAAACTATAGTTTTAGAGAATTTATCTGTGTCTGTAACTTCTTGATCTGCGAGCACCTTTTTAACAGCTTCCGTTACCAATTGTTGTAACATATCAGAATTTGAAGCTGCCATGGCATTTACCTTTGAACCTTGACTTTGACACGTTGCCTGGGTCTCCACCATTCCAGCCATTCCTGCTGTACCTCCTGCATCTTCTAAGTGatacaataatacaatatgtatTACATAATGGTACAAAAATTacgaattaacaaatattatacttttaacaAGTACAAAGCGACAAGTAAATGAAGAATTATTCAACAAATTGTTCaacaatatttctaaaaaaaaaaaaaaaaaagaaaaaaaaaaagaaagaaagaaaaagggaaaatagagaaaaaacaaaagactCGGGGGGGAGGGGTGCGGgggaaaaatacaagaaaaggatttaaataatcattgaaCATAggattcgatcgattcgacGAGATGTCATCAGATTGAATatcttttgttgttattaatttatctaataatttaacgATGAACTTTAGTAaacaaacaattaattattatcgataatctaTTGAACTCTTCCAGGTTATAATGAGAACGTTGACTCATGACTGAACGTTGATCTTGATTAAATGTTGATCTTACCTCGTTTAGCATGTTTAAAATGACAATAGGGTCTTTCGCATGATCCGTTCTCATAAAACGGACAATTTATAGTTTTGAAATAACCGGTCGAAGGCAACATAACTGGATCATCGCATTCCGCCTCTTGCGGAATCCATTCTTTGAGCGGCGTACCTTGTTTAAGCTATAAGAACGAAAGGAATCGAATGTCCGATCGTTATTGACGATCGAATCATTTCCATTccgattgaatttaataattttaattattccgaTCGCGTATACAATTCGTAGAAAATGAATCTAACATAAAATCAatgttaagaaaatttttgatgcgctttaaataaaatcacgcAAGAGACAAAGGTTATGTATAATGCGTTCGCATCATTCGATATAACTGCCATCTATCGGccgtaaattatatttacgtgCATTTTAATAAGCGCATGCGCATTATTGAAAGTTCAATACATTTTTGAGAAAAgacaatgaataatttaattcgattgtttatatatttatatacatatatatatatattatataatacatacaaataaatatgtatatatatatatatatatatatatatatatatacagggtatTTCAGAAATCTATCGCGAAACTCTTTAAGTGTAAACTCTATTCACTGTAAGGATGAAACAAAGTCATGTAAACATTCGAAAACGTTTATTTTTACAAggtataaacattttttatttacgtaaGATAACATACTCTGTTGTTATTGTAGAAATGTTTCCAAAATAGTTTCGTgcgaaataatacaaaatacttgaagaatattttaatgtctTTGGACAATACCTGTTAATTGATCACGTCAATGTTCGTCGAATTACAGAAGTAAATTATTTGTTCCagtttttttaatgatattttataatagttgCAAACGTTCTTAaagtcttttataaataaaatatgtttaacTCGAACAGAAACCATATTCGGACTCATGATTATGTGTCCTTTTTACATTCTTACCGTGACAAACATGTTTTTATAGCAACTTATACACCAGAGTTTGAGATAATTTGTCAtctagagaaagataaatgtaatactttttttatcatatgaatatatatatatatatatatatatatcaatatatatatatatattgatcgaTGTATAGGTAGCTGTCTTGTAAAagataaatctattttttttcttttttctttctttttttttttatatgaaacacCTTTTCagatataagaaattaaaataagatacgaagaagaaacatgcataataaatgaatatacattaacaatttatttatttacgatacataatttaaaatatcgataaagttatatataacaaactgactgaataattatttgtatgaagatttttttttcttaaagaacAACAAGTGCTTATTACTTATGAATCATCAATCTTAGaaggaatttttctttatttacttttcaatgatattcttcatttctcattttattcctaattgaaatatttaaaaatcattcgttaatatttattttaatactatCAACAAATTAGATTTTGAAGATATCGTAGtacttaatataataagattattttatcattcttgtttttttttttttttttttttttttatttatataatactatgatcaatttataaaattaattaaaagaaaagaaaataaaagcattTGAATGTATTGATAAACTTCTTTAAATATTCTGTATGAAGAGATGTATtcaagtattaataataatctaaatgataaatgatgaTTCGTTATCTTATTAATGTTTCTTATCTAATATTTCCggtcattaaataaatttatacgattaaatATCAAGTTTTACGAAAGACAAGATAGTCGGCAACATTTCGTTAAACGTTCTGCCTGTCTCTGATAAACCTGTTCCTTCTCTAGTTGTTTGAATTTCgcagatttttttaaattctccaAAAAATTCCAtaagaaacatataaatagatacatacacatatatattcaggAAGCATATATAAAGTTGTTCGACAGCTGATTCTGTTAGTTTTAAAAGAACGTCGGTCATTAAAACGTTCTCCTTGAGTTCTACTTCGAAAGGAGTATCACCTTTGATTACGTGAAAACTATTTTAAGGTacgttctctcgttctctttctctctttcactcactctcattctctctctctctctctctctctctctctcattctcccctctctcactccttttgtaattattatttctttttatttacttcacaacgattttgtttgtttgtttgtttgttttttttttggcaaaATAACTAAATATGAATCtcagtatgtatatataaatttcgcaCACGTTTGAGCTATAAAGTTCTCAATTTATTCTTCCTATAGATAACCATATCATGtttttcatatcatttttatttgaatttcgtaatattgaaaaaatatttgatttcgaTATATTACTTCATACATTCatcatatcattatttttattttttcttaatgttacctgcgtatatatattgaatttgatttataaatttccgTTTATCCATGTTTGATCTTTTCTctcgatattcttttttctttttttctcatgacATTTAATCACATTCTATAATTAGTCTCAACTAATTTAACTAAAtcatgtctatatatatttttcaacagGTATTCCTTTTACGGCgaaggattaaaaataaaggaaaaatcaaaaaatatacgtatatataaataaataaaagaaaaaggagacaagggaaagaaaagaatattccGTCATGCTTGGATATTCGATTGACATAAATCATTTCATtaccatattatttttatcattaattacaCTATTTTTGTactcaaaatataaattatcatattgGAATAGACTCGGAGTGAAATGTCCACCGATTCACTTGATATTTGGTAACTTCAAGGACAtcataatgtttaaaaatccAGCAGGAGTGGtacttcaaaatatatataattttggcGACCGTGACGACGACCCATACATCGGTTTCTACATTTTCCATAAGCCAGCTCTGATGATTAGAGATGTGAGgctaataaaacaaattctgGTGAAGGATTTTAACGTGTTTTCCGATCGAATATtcggaggaaagaaagaaaaggattcgGTTGGTTTAATTAATCTTCTTGGCATCAATCAACCAAAATGGAAATACCTGAGAACTAAGATAACACCTACTTTAACGGGACAAAAGTTGAAGAAAATGATtccattgatattaaaatgttgTAATCCAATGTTGGAATATATCGACAATAAACTAGCGAATGCTGATGATTTGAATGAGTTCGAGTTGAAAATTTTAAGTTCGAAATATACTACAGATGTTATCTCATCGTTGGCTTTCGGTATAACGACTAATTCATTCAACGAAAATGATACTGCATTTTGGAAAGCAGGTagatatttattcgaaaaataagagagagagaaaaaaagaaaagaaaaaaaaaataaaaaaaaaaaaaaaaagatattagtccttgatttttttattcggaaaaaagaaaaaaagtaccggtgtattacattaatatataataattaatataaatatcatttataaattaaataggaCAGAAGATATTGACTGGAACAAAGCGTGGTATTATCCTCataatacttttcttcttaccAGAAATTATGACTTTTATTGAACCATTTAGCAAAAAGCCAGCTGAATTCTTTCGTCGTGTATTTTGGGACTCTATGAACACTCGTGAAAAAATTGGTTATAAGAGAGAAGATCTAATAGATTCTTTATTAACTTTGAAGAAAGGAGAACAGATATCTAACTTTAGTGAGttgatttttcaatgatttttaattcgtctctctctctctctcccttgctCCCTCCTTTTTCGATCCTTCGTTGATTTGATTGTTTGATCATTTTCCattgaattgttttttcttttcttttcttttcttttcttttcttttcttttcttttcttttctttttttgacagAGTTCGAAGGTGATAATCTATTGGCCCAAGCAGTTGCTTTCTATATTGCCGGCTTTGAAGCATCTTCGTCGGTTATTACATTTGCTCTTTACGAGTTAGCCACTCATCCAGAATACGAAGAACGTTTGTataatgagataaaaaaattcattaaaaatgacGAAATTACGATAGAGGCCTTAAACGAGATGACCTTCTTGGATGCTGTATTAGAAGAAACTTTGAGACTTTATCCTCCTTTGCCAGTAATTGATAGGAATACCTTAAGAGATTATaaggtataatatatatgtatatatatatatatatttcgttggattctatagtaataatcatatatcatTCCTATATATTTAGCTGCCTGGGACGGATTTGACAATAAAGGAAGGTACACctgtttatatttctcttaatgGCATTAACACAGACAGCAAGTACTTTTCTAATCCAATTCAGTTCAATcctttgagagagaaagacgaaaaataCAATTCTATTGGTTGTCTTGCTTTTGGTATTGGGCCAAGATCATGCGTTGGTAAGTTTaccattatcttttctttttcccttccttttaagagactataattttctttatttctttctttctttttctgctttaTTTCTCATTCTAATCTCTTTAGGTCAGAGACTAggaattttaataacaaagataGCAGTGGTCACATTGGTCATGCATTATAAAATGACTCTCAACCATAATAAGCAAAATGTATTTAGTCCTTTAACTGTATTCACGAATCCGGCGAGTGGAGTACACGTGCATTTAAAAAGACGTACGAATAAAGATAGTTAATATGATCTTCTTATaaatctgtattttttttcttcaaatagtTCTTCTTCAAAATCGTTGACAAGAAAGATAtacaataatgtatatacTACAATAGAAcgctattctctctctctctctctctctctctctctctctctctctctctctctctctctctttctctctctctctctttcaatctctctAAATCAgagtgtatatattatacgcgaatagttaattattaaaatagcgAGATATAAGATTCGACGTTACGAGATaagatatttatcgataaaattgttaCTCTCATGATAAAACCGATTCTTCGACTTgcgttatttatttagatatgatAGTTAGCATTTAAgcgatttattttctctaaagattgatcgattgatcaatatctctttttttcaattattatcggcatatatatgtagcatattgtatttaaacgacatatatatatttttataaatatactataaCAGAACATTACAAAACAACAAGCGTCATGACAGCGTTTCGTCTCGCTATTGACTTCGATCGTAGTGTAcactaataacaatatatatatataacataagttaacgtcattttttttctttctttcttttttttttttttttttttcttttttaaatatagctAACTAACGATTATTTTACAGATTCCTATTACCTAATTTACGAAAAGGATAGTACAAAATTGGCTAGTTTGTAGAtgcaaagatataaattttcattgtataTCGTTTAACGATTGACATTCTTGTGCGTGTTCGTCCTGTTCAATCTCAGTTAAATGAGGTAGTTCAGCTTTTGTAGCTAATTGCAATGCATGCATCCATCtggaaacattttataaattttatttttttgtgtttttaaattaactaattaatgttatttttcgatatcgaCAATATTATTAGATACGTACTTTTCTTTGTCGTTTTCGGAAGAAGCTTGCAGATAATAACATTTCCTAGAGTGATGCATTTTAAATGCTCTTATACGATCCTTGCTACTTAAAGGATCCTCGTCTGTTAACATTGCACCGTCCGTTACCATAAAACCTGGCATAGGTGTTGCTGTCATGGCCATACTCTCTGTTTctgatttaaaagaatataaaacaaagtcGATATGCAACGCAAACCATCGTCTGGTCCAAGGTTTGCTTGCTTgggtttttaataaaagataaccAGACAATACTGATGATGCACTTGCTGAAACTTGCAACAAGCTTGGCACTGGTCCTGACGGAGACGACGGAGATTTGCTAAGAGGTTGAGTTAGAGCAGCGTGACATAGTCTACATACTCTCATATTCTTATTGTCTTcaaataataacttttgatTTGAACATTTACTACAAACAACCtgtaacaacaataattttgtatataaattaaaaaaaaaaaaaatgatagatatatgtagatatacgtGATTATATACGGATCGATGATGTAATTTTTGTACAATACAACTTACAATTCCACATGCTCTACAATTGTGTTTCCTTTTCATGACTGAAAAAATTACTTCGCAAACCATACATCTAGTCACATCGTCAGCTTTAACTAAAGATGTTTTAGCATTACCAGTTTTCAAACTAGCTTTTCTTCTCATTATTTCCTGCATAGTTTGAAATAATGCATCTAACCACGAAGCTTTCTCTGCCGCTGAATGTGTATATAACTCCacgcttttattttcatctctaatataaaaagtatttgcAGTTTCTAAATTATCACCTTCAACTACTTGTAAATCTTCGACTAAAAATTTGGCTCGTAAACGATATGGAGGACCAGGTATCAGTCTTAATGAACACAATAACAATAGATCACTAAACTGAAAGCATAgagtatagaaatatatttcatattttagattatataaaatgtaataagagCTATCTTTATAGTAACATACCAAAAACAAATGTCTATCCTGATGATCACCACTTCTCGCC includes the following:
- the LOC124955078 gene encoding cytochrome P450 6k1-like isoform X3, producing the protein MLGYSIDINHFITILFLSLITLFLYSKYKLSYWNRLGVKCPPIHLIFGNFKDIIMFKNPAGVVLQNIYNFGDRDDDPYIGFYIFHKPALMIRDVRLIKQILVKDFNVFSDRIFGGKKEKDSVGLINLLGINQPKWKYLRTKITPTLTGQKLKKMIPLILKCCNPMLEYIDNKLANADDLNEFELKILSSKYTTDVISSLAFGITTNSFNENDTAFWKAEFEGDNLLAQAVAFYIAGFEASSSVITFALYELATHPEYEERLYNEIKKFIKNDEITIEALNEMTFLDAVLEETLRLYPPLPVIDRNTLRDYKLPGTDLTIKEGTPVYISLNGINTDSKYFSNPIQFNPLREKDEKYNSIGCLAFGIGPRSCVGQRLGILITKIAVVTLVMHYKMTLNHNKQNVFSPLTVFTNPASGVHVHLKRRTNKDS
- the LOC124955078 gene encoding cytochrome P450 6k1-like isoform X1 produces the protein MLGYSIDINHFITILFLSLITLFLYSKYKLSYWNRLGVKCPPIHLIFGNFKDIIMFKNPAGVVLQNIYNFGDRDDDPYIGFYIFHKPALMIRDVRLIKQILVKDFNVFSDRIFGGKKEKDSVGLINLLGINQPKWKYLRTKITPTLTGQKLKKMIPLILKCCNPMLEYIDNKLANADDLNEFELKILSSKYTTDVISSLAFGITTNSFNENDTAFWKAGQKILTGTKRGIILIILFFLPEIMTFIEPFSKKPAEFFRRVFWDSMNTREKIGYKREDLIDSLLTLKKGEQISNFKFEGDNLLAQAVAFYIAGFEASSSVITFALYELATHPEYEERLYNEIKKFIKNDEITIEALNEMTFLDAVLEETLRLYPPLPVIDRNTLRDYKLPGTDLTIKEGTPVYISLNGINTDSKYFSNPIQFNPLREKDEKYNSIGCLAFGIGPRSCVGQRLGILITKIAVVTLVMHYKMTLNHNKQNVFSPLTVFTNPASGVHVHLKRRTNKDS
- the LOC124955078 gene encoding cytochrome P450 6k1-like isoform X2 gives rise to the protein MLGYSIDINHFITILFLSLITLFLYSKYKLSYWNRLGVKCPPIHLIFGNFKDIIMFKNPAGVVLQNIYNFGDRDDDPYIGFYIFHKPALMIRDVRLIKQILVKDFNVFSDRIFGGKKEKDSVGLINLLGINQPKWKYLRTKITPTLTGQKLKKMIPLILKCCNPMLEYIDNKLANADDLNEFELKILSSKYTTDVISSLAFGITTNSFNENDTAFWKAGQKILTGTKRGIILIILFFLPEIMTFIEPFSKKPAEFFRRVFWDSMNTREKIGYKREDLIDSLLTLKKGEQISNFKFEGDNLLAQAVAFYIAGFEASSSVITFALYELATHPEYEERLYNEIKKFIKNDEITIEALNEMTFLDAVLEETLRLYPPLPVIDRNTLRDYKLPGTDLTIKEGTPVYISLNGINTDSKYFSNPIQFNPLREKDEKYNSIGCLAFGIGPRSCVGKFTIIFSFSLPFKRL